The proteins below are encoded in one region of Segatella copri:
- a CDS encoding O-acetylhomoserine aminocarboxypropyltransferase/cysteine synthase family protein: MSTEKKLRFETLQLHVGQENPDPATDARAVPIYQTTSYVFRNSQHAADRFGLRDAGNIYGRLTNSTQGVFEDRVAALEGGVAGLAVASGAAAVTYALQNILQNGDHIVAADNIYGGTYNLITHTLSTQGVSYTIVDPRNFEQVEAAIQDNTKALYAETFGNPNSDVTDIDKLAEIAHRHNIPLIIDNTFGTPYLIRPIEHGADIVVHSATKFIGGHGSSLGGVIVDGGKFDWKANADKFPTLAKPDPSYHGAVFADVAGAAAFVTRIRAVILRDTGATISPFNAWILLQGLETLSLRVERHVQNALKVVEYLENNPKVAKVNHPAVPSHPDHELYKKLFPNGGGSIFTFDIKGGEKEAWEFIDHLRIFSLLANVADVKSLVIHPATTTHSQLSPEELEEQHIYPSTVRLSIGIENIDDLIEALDEAFTYVK; the protein is encoded by the coding sequence ATGAGTACAGAAAAGAAACTTCGCTTTGAGACACTTCAGTTGCATGTAGGTCAGGAAAATCCAGATCCAGCTACCGACGCTCGTGCGGTGCCTATCTACCAGACCACAAGTTATGTGTTCCGCAACTCTCAGCACGCTGCCGATAGATTCGGACTCCGTGACGCAGGTAACATCTATGGTCGCTTGACCAACTCTACTCAGGGTGTATTCGAAGACCGTGTGGCTGCCCTCGAGGGTGGTGTAGCAGGTTTGGCTGTCGCTTCTGGTGCTGCCGCCGTTACCTACGCTCTGCAGAACATTCTTCAGAATGGCGACCACATCGTAGCTGCCGACAACATCTATGGTGGTACTTATAACCTCATCACTCATACATTATCCACACAGGGTGTCAGCTACACCATCGTGGATCCTCGCAACTTCGAGCAGGTAGAGGCTGCTATCCAGGACAATACCAAGGCACTCTATGCAGAGACCTTCGGAAATCCTAACTCAGATGTAACCGATATCGATAAGTTGGCAGAGATTGCTCATCGCCACAACATCCCATTGATTATCGATAACACCTTCGGCACTCCATACCTCATCCGCCCTATCGAGCACGGAGCAGACATCGTGGTTCACTCAGCAACCAAGTTCATCGGCGGTCATGGTTCATCTCTCGGTGGCGTCATCGTAGATGGCGGTAAGTTCGACTGGAAGGCAAATGCCGACAAGTTCCCTACTCTCGCTAAGCCAGACCCATCTTATCATGGTGCCGTATTCGCAGATGTAGCCGGAGCAGCAGCCTTCGTAACCCGAATCCGTGCGGTCATCCTTCGTGATACCGGTGCAACCATCTCTCCATTCAATGCCTGGATTCTTCTTCAGGGCTTGGAGACATTGAGCCTCCGTGTAGAGCGTCACGTTCAGAATGCATTGAAGGTGGTAGAGTATCTGGAGAACAACCCTAAGGTGGCTAAGGTTAATCACCCAGCCGTTCCTTCTCATCCAGACCACGAGCTTTACAAGAAGCTCTTCCCTAACGGCGGTGGTTCTATCTTCACCTTCGATATCAAGGGCGGTGAGAAAGAGGCATGGGAGTTCATCGACCACCTGCGCATCTTCTCTTTGCTGGCTAACGTAGCCGACGTGAAGTCACTGGTTATCCACCCAGCAACAACCACCCACTCTCAGTTGAGCCCAGAGGAGTTGGAGGAGCAGCACATCTATCCTTCTACCGTTCGATTGAGCATCGGTATCGAGAACATCGACGATCTGATTGAGGCACTCGATGAGGCATTTACGTATGTGAAGTAA